ACACGAACATATAGGTCAGTTCCGAGTTCTCGCCGGCGTCGTTGCCCAGTTCGGCGTACATCGGATTGCCTTCGCGCAGCACGCGGCGCACCTGCGGCAGGATGTCGGCCAGCGAAATGCTGCCGCCGACCTCCGGCTGCGCCTCCATGTAGCGCTGGAAGTTGGCCATGCTCTGCAGCACTTCCGGCTCGCGCAGCGCGCCCTTCTCCTTGCCGGCGACGACGACGAACATCCGGTCGGAACCCTGGAACTGACGGTTGATGTCGGTCGCGTCCTGGTTGTAGGACGAATCCGGCCACAGGATGGGCGAACCCGGGTTGGCGTCACCCACCTTCAGGTTGAAGGCGTACCAGCCGGACCCCAGGAACACCAGCGTGGCCAGACCCAGCACGACGTAGCGCATGCGGGTCGTGACGATGCCGGCGCAGGTGCGCAGGATGCCGTCGAGCACCGGACGGATGTTGATCGGGTGCACCGGCCCGCGCCCCGGCCTGAAGAAGGACAGCATGACCGGCGTCAGGATGAGTGCGCTGACGAAGATGGACATGATCCACACGGTGCCGATGTAGGAAATCTTCTCCAGCATCGGGATCGGCGTCAGCGCCACGACCAGCACACAGCCCGCGTCGCAGACGATGGCCAGCATGCTGGGCTTGAACAGGTTCTTCGCACTGGCGATCGACGCCGCCGCGGAGGTGCTCGCGCCCTGCGCGATCTCGTCGTCGTAGCGCGAGATCAGCTGCACCGAGTTCGAGATGGCCTGCGCCGTGATCAGGAAGGCCACGACGATCACCAGCGGATCGAGGTGGAAGCCCATCATCTTGGCCGCACCCAGCGCCCAGACCGCGCTCACCACGCCGGCCAGCAGCGGCAGCACCGTGCCGTGCCAGGTACGGGTGATCAGCAGCAGGATGATGACCAGCGAGGCGATCGCGCTGAAGAAGATCTGGATGGTTTCGTCGAGATAGAAGTTCACCCAGCCGTACAGCACCGGTTCGCCGACCACGCGCACCATCACGCCGTCACCGTCGGCCTCCTTGACCAGCGCCATGATCTGTTCGAAGGCCTTGCTGTAATTGATGTCACCGTCGAGGAAGTCGGCGGTGATCAGCGTGGCCTTCAGGTCCATCGAAACGTAGGGACCGTAGATCAGCGGGTTGTTCAGCACCGCTTCCTTCAGCACCGCCATTTCGGCCGGGCCCTTCGGCAGTTCCGGCCACATGATGGGCCGCGACTCGACGCCCTCGGTCGAGGCGCGCACCTCCTTGATCTTCTTCGATGCGATCGAAATGATCTGGTAGGTGTCGACGCTGTCGACCTGCTGCAGTCCGACGGTGAGCTTCTGTACCTTGGACAGCACCGAGGGCTTGAAGATGTCGCCCTCCTTCACCTCGATCATGATGCTGACCATGTTCGAGCCACCGAAGGTGGATTTGAACTGCTGGTTCACCGCGACGTACGGGTGATTCTTGGGCAGCAGGTCGCTGAACACCGTCTTGACTTCGACGTGGCTCGCCAGCCAGCCCATGATGGCGGTCAGCACTGCCACCGCCAGCACCACCCAGGTGCGATTGCGGATCAGCGCTGCGAACGCGTGTTCGACCTTGCTAAAGGTTTCGTTCTTCACGGCTCTCTCCCCCTGCCTTTCTTATCGACCGACGATGGTCAGCTTGCCGCCCTCGAGCACGCCCAGATTGGCGCCCGATACGTAGTAGTGATTGCCCGCGCGCGTAATCTGGGTGCGCCAGGACACGTCACCTTCCGAGATCCGGCCGAGCTTCCATTCGGAGGCAGTAGCGTCGGAAGTGACCATGACGCCCTTGTCGCCGACGGCGACCCAGCGGTTCTCGTCCCAGGCGATGTCGAGCAGGTGTTCGCGCGTCAGCGGCGGTACGTCGCGCCAGGTGGCGCCGCCGTCGCTGGTCACCATCAGCGTGCCGGTCAGTCCCACGGCAACACCGTTCTGGTCGTCGCGGAACTCGACGCCCATCAGGCTCACCTTGTTTTCCAGTTCGTTCTCGGTCCAGGTCGCGCCGCCGTCGGTGGTACGCATGACGGTGCCGAATTCGCCGACCAGCCAGCCGTTCTGGCCCCGGAAACAGATGTCGTTCCAGGCCCGGTCCTTCTCTTCCATCGCCCGCGTCCAGGTGGCGCCCTTGTCGTCCGAACGCAGCAGCGACCCGAACTCGCCGACCGCCCAGGCGACGCCGTCGAAGATGTGCACGCGGAACAGCTTGTTGGGGTTGTCCGACTTCGGCACCTGCGCGGCCTTCCACGAGTTGCCGCCATCGGCGGTAAAGAGGATGACGCCGTGATTGCCGGCAGCGACCGCGTGCTGCGCGTCCCAGGCGGCGATGCCCTGCAGGTTCTCGTAGGTCGCGGTGTTCTGGCGGTGCCAGGTGCGGCCGCCGTCATCGGTGCGCACGATCTTGCCGCCGGTGCCTGCGGCCCATGCGACCTGCTCGCTCGGCGCGACGACGCTGAAGAAGTTGTCGCGCCGCTCGACCGCCTTCGGCTCGACCTTGTTGATGACGGCTTCCGCCTTCACGAAGAAGCCCGCATAGAGCAGGCCACCGATGATGGCGATGGGAAGCGTCGAGGTAATCACATTGACCACGGCGCGTGCGCCGCTGCCAAACCGCTTGAGCGAATGAAGCATCTCAGTCTCCTTCTGGCGCCGTTCCGTGCTTGTCGCGCGTGACGCTTTTCATGACCTGAAAGGAACGCGGGCGTGAGCTGCCCCCTGCAGCCGCGCAGGCCGCATGACGCAGTGCCGTTTCCGTGTTCAGGGTGTGTGGCGCTTGGCGGCCGGCGGTGACCGGCCGCGTTCGCTGCAACCGGCCTCCCCCGGCCGGTTTCACCGGGGCACCTTGTGGGCGCCCCGGTGCTGTATCACGACGCCCGTTCGGGCACCGGGAGGCCGACCCACTCCTTGTAGAAGGCTTCGATGTCCGGCTCGAAGTCGTGGATCACCGGGTACCACGGGGTCGGTGCCTCGACGTCGTGCAGCGTGCCGCAGGTCGGGCAGTAGTACTCGCGGTACACCTGCCAGTTGGTATCCGGCGCCATCAGCTTCGGATAGACCTCGGTCATCGCCTCTTCCGTGTCACGCACGTAGATGTGCGCGTGCATCTTCCAGTTGTCGGTGTAGTCGCAGAACTCGTGACCGCAATCGCACTTGATGACCCACTGCTTCTTCGCGGTCTGCACGATGTACATGTGCGGAGCCAGCGGCAGCACGATCTTGTCCTTGAAGGTCACCTTCTTCTGCAGCGCCTCGACGTACTGCTTGAAGCGGCTGTTGTCCTTCGGCATCGACAGCATGCGGAAGGTGGTTTCCCAGTCCAGCGTGCCCTCGGCCAGGTGAGCGACCTGCTCGTTGGTGTAAGTCGACATTTATTGCTCCTTGATTCGCGTGATCGGTCTGTTGGAGGTCACTCTTCGACCTGGACGACGGTGGTGACGTCAGGCATCAGCGACAGGTCCATGCGGTGCTTGGAACCGTAGGACGGAACGCCCAGTTCGGTCTCCAGCAGTTGCCAGTCGGCCGGCAGGCTCCAGAAGTCCTTGAAGTGCTTGGTGAACTTCTCGGACAGCGCGAAGCTGGTGGCGAACATGTGCTGGACGGCCTGCGACGCGTGCTTGTTGATGATGCGTTCGCGCTCTTCCTTCATCCATTCGCGCACCGGCACCGCACGGGCCAGACGTTCCTTGCGCATCTCGGCGCGACGGGCCTGGGTCTTTGCCACGTCGATGACATACGCACCCTTGGCGTTCTGGGTGAAGACGGCGCCATACACCTTCTGGGCGTACTCGGGCAGCAGGAACTTCTCGTTCAGATCCTTCTCGATCGCCTTCGGCTCGCGGTCGATCGGGTCGCCGAAGCCGGGACCGCCACGCAGGTAGTTCAGGTACAGATCGTGGTTGTCGTAGCAGTCCTCGGTGGTCATGCACTGCTTGTCGCGCTTGATCCGTGCCGTGGCGTCGATGTTGTGCTCGTAGGTCGGCGAGGTCGGATCGATGTCACCACCCAGCGGCAGGCTTTCGCCGTTGGCGATGCGACGCTCCAGGCCGGTCTTGTGCGCTTCGAAGCGGTAGCCGGTGGCAGCCGGGTAACCACCCATCATGCCCCAGTCGCTGTTCATGAAGCCGTTGCCCATGAAGAACATCGTCCAGTCCTGGGCGTTCCACACCATGCGCAGCGTCTCGAAGCCGCAGCCGCCACGGTACTTGCCGTAGCCGCCGGAGTTGGCCTTCACGTTGCGGCCCATGTAGAGCAGCGGTTCGGCCATTTCCCAGATTTCGATGTCGCCCATGTCGCCTTCCGGATTCCAGATGGCGGCGGCGTGGTTCAGGCCGTCCTTGACCGCGCATGCACCGGTGCCGCAGCTCGATGCTTCGAAGCTGTTGACCGCGTGGATCTCGCCGTCCTGGTTGATACCGCCACCCTGCAGCCAGTTCGAGGTGTTGGCGTTACCGGCGTTCACCTCTTCCAGGTAGCCGCGGCTGAAGTAGGACTGCGACAGGCCGCGCCACAGCGCCGCCCAGCCGGACACCAGGAAGTGCCATGCGTAGGCGTGGCCGGTGCGGCGGTCGTCCGGGTTGCACCAGGTGCCCTTGGGCAGGTGGAACTCGGTGGCGAAGTAGGCGCCGTCGTTGATGCGCTGCGTCGGCACCAGCGTCTGGCACATCATCACCCAGATGCCCGAGGTGAATGCCACCTGGTGGGCGTTGAAGGTATGCCAGCCCCAGCGGCTCGCACCTTCGAAGTCGAGGCGCCACTTGCCGTCCGGCTTGATCGTCATTTCGCACGGCGAGTGCATGATCGAATCGAGCTTGGCAAAGGCGGAGGACACCTGCACGTCCTCGTGCTTGTACGGCACATCGACGAAGGACACCTTGCGGTACTTGCCCGGCAGCGTCATCGCCTTGATGCGGCTCATCAGGCCGCGACGGCCTTCCTCGATGACCTCGTAGGCGAACTTCTCGTAGGCCTCGATGCCGTCGGCACGGATCACTTCCTCGACCAGTTCGCGGATCATGTGGCAGCCGGCGATACGGGTCTTCTCGTCGAGAATCCAGTACTTCGGCGTACGCACCGAGCGCTGCGACTCGTGCAGCCAGTCGCGCAGCGGCGTGTCATTCACGCCGGTCTTGCGGCAGGTGATCATGTAGCCGTCGCCGAAGCGCTGCACCTGACCGGTCGACATCGAACCCGGGGTCACGGCGCCGGTGTCGATCACGTGCGTCACGCCACCCACCCAGCCGATCAGACGGCCTTCCCAGAAGATCGGGACGATGGTGGCGATGTCGCACGGGTGCACGTTGCCGATCGAGCAGTCGTTGTTCGTGAACATGTCACCGGGATTGATGCCGGGGTTGGCTTCCCAGTTGTTCTCGATCATGTACTTGATCGCCGCGCCCATCGTGCCGACGTGGATGATGATGCCGGTCGAGGTGAGCACGCAGTCGCCGACCGCGTTGTACAGCGTGAAGCACAGTTCGCCTTCCTGCTCGACGATCGGGCTGGCGGCAATCTTCTTCGCCGTTTCGCGGGCATGCACCAGGCCGCCGCGCAGCTTGGAGAACAGCTTTTCGTAGCCGATCGGGTCGGCGTCGCGCAGCTCAAGCTTCTCCAGGCCGTTGTAGTGGCCGGACGCCTTGGTCCGTTCGATGATGCCGTCGCGGAACTGCTTCAGCGTCTGGCCGTTCTTCAGGAGATCGGCAAAGCCGGTCTCGTTGTTGCTCAACATGTTCATTCAGTCTCTCCTTTGGAGTTTTTTCCGGATCGCTGTGCTGCCGGCCCCGGATGGGTGCCGACAGCCCTTCAGGAAACCGGCGCTTACTTGACTTCCTTCAGGTGGAACAGGCGGTGCTTGTCGACGAAGGTTTCGAAACCGTCCGGCACGACGAAGGTGGTGGCATCGGATTCGATGATGGCCGGGCCGACGATGTGGTTGCCCGACTTCAGCGCTTCCATCTTCCAGATCACCGCATCGACCCACTTCTTGTGGCGATAGAACGGACGGGTACCGATGCGCGCTTCCGGCGGCGGCGTGGGGCCGCAGTCCGGGTCTTCCGGCAGCACCGGCTTCTGCGTCACCACGGTGCCGCGCATGATTGCGCCGGTGGCCGAGAAGCCCAGTTCGGGCGAACGTGCGGAGCTCGCATAGACGCGGCCGTAGGTGTTCTCGAACGCTTCGACGATCTTGTCCCAGTCGGACGCGGTCGCTGCGGTCGACACCGGCGAGATGATCTCCAGGTCGTTCAGCTGACCCATGTACTGCATCTTGTAGCCGGGGATCAGCATCACGTCTTCCGGCTTGAAGCCGTTGATCACGAACTCCTCGATCACCTTGCCCGCCAGCTCCGTCCAGGCCGCCTGCAGGGTCTGGCATGCGGCCGCCTTGTCGGCGTCGCTGGCCAGCTGGGCGACACCGAGGTCGACCGACTTGTCGTAGCGATACTCGAAGTCGGCGCAGGCGCAGCCAAAGGCCGAGAAGCCGGCAGCCCAGGCCGGTACGACGACGTCCTTGAAGCCGACGCCCTCGGTGTAGCCGTAGGTGTGCACCGGGCCGGCACCGCCGTAGGAGAAGCAGGTGAACTCCGCCGGGTTGTAGCCCTTGGCGCTGATGTTGGCGCGCAGGTACTCGGACAGCGTCAGGTCGAGCAGCTCGATCACGCCGGCCGCTGCGTCCTCCACCGACAGGCCCAGCGGGTCGGCGATCTGCGCCTTGATGTGGTCACGCGCACGCTGCACGTCGAGCTTGATCGCGCCGCCGAGGAAGTTGTTCGGGTTCAGGTAACCCAGAACGACGTGGCAGTCCGACACCGACACGGTGTCCAGACCGGACTCCGGCCAGCAGGTGCCGACACGGTAGCCGGCGCTGTCCGGGCCCAGCTTCAGCGACTTCGAGTACGGATCCAGGCGCACGAAGGAGCCGGCACCGGCGCCGACCGAGTCCATCGCCACCAGCGGCAGCGACAGCACCAGACGAGCCATGTCCGGATCGGACTTGATGGCGAACGAACCCTTGGTGATCAGCGCCACGTCGAACGAGGTGCCGCCGATGTCGGAGCAGGCGATGTTCTCGTCACCGAGCGCCTCGCCCAGCAGCTTGGAACCGATCACGCCGCCGATCGGGCCGGACACGATGGTGCGGGCCAGTTCCTTGGCCTTCCAGCTGATGGTGCCGCCGTGCGTGGCCATCACGCGCAGGTCGAACTTGCCACCGTGCTTCTTGAAGCGGTCGCTCACCTTCTTCAGCGTCTCGCGCGACGGTTCCGCGCCGTAGGCTTCGAGAATGGTGGTGTTCATGCGGTGGCTTTCCTTGCGCTGCGGGTAGTAATCCACCGACGCAAAGACCGGGATATTGACGTTCAGCTTCTTCAGCTCTTCCTTGACGATGTCGCGGGCGCGCTGTTCGCTGGTGCCGTTCTTGTGCGACTGCAGGAAGCAGATGACGATGGCCTGGGAACCGGCATCGACCAGTTCCTTCACCGCGGTGCGCACTTCCGCTTCGCGCAGCGGGATGACGACCTTGCCCTGCACGTCGGTACGCTCGGTCACGCCACGGGTACGCGACACCGGAACCAGCGGCTCGTCATAACGGTGCGTGTTCAGGTGGATGCGGTCTTCCAGCGCGTAACCCAGGTAGCTCTGCAGCGCGCGGCCCATCGAATGCACCTGCTCGAAACCGCGGTTGCAGATGAGGCCGACGTCCAGGCCCTTGCGCATCAGAACGCGGTTCAGCATCGCGGTACCGGAGTACACGCAGGTCACCAGCTCCGGGTACACGTCATCGACCTCGCGGCCCCAGTGCGCCAGTGCATCGACCGACGAGTTGTAGATCGCCAGGGATTCGTCCCCGGGATTGCTCTGTGCCTTGCCGACCACGAAGCGGCCGTCCGCACGGACAAAGAAGGTGTCGGTCATGGTGCCGCCTGCATCAATCCCCAGCACCTGAACCGACGAGTTATCGATCGTCATCTCCACGTCTCCATTTGAATAGTCCAACTGCTCTTCGCCTCCGACCCCCGTGGGCCGGTGTTTCCTGATCGATCTGGCCGCGATCGAACGAAGCTCAAAGTGCAAGGACGGTGCCAGTGCGGATTCCGGCACGCCGCAATCTCGCAAGCAATTGATTTATCGACGGTTAATTTTCCCGGTCTAACGGGGGACAACAGGCCGACGGGCATCGGACGGATGGAATTCGGACGGCATCGTATGAGGCGACCGTAGTGCGATCGGACAGTCCGGAAACCCGCGTCGGACGGTCGTTTCGGACGGTTTTGACATGCTGCGTCGCAGCAACTTGCAGACGGCGCCAACACGGCAGCTCGCGCGGCGTGGCTGAGCAAGGATGGGGGGGTGGCTTGCTCTCGAGATTGCTGCCTTGATCGTGGCGGGCGGCCAGCCAAAGCCGCGTCGCGGCCAAGGCCGCTGCCACAGGAAATGCGCCCGACACTCGGCCAAAGCCAGGGCTTTTTGTGGGAGGGGTCTTCTGACCCCGACAGCGACCGTGCGCGGTCCGCGGCGCCTGGTTCAGGCCCAGGCGGTAGCCACGGCTGACTCCCGCAGAGCCCCTCACCTGGCTTCTGGAGCGACGCCTGTGAGAGCGAGCTTGCTCGCGAATGCGGCCTGAATCGAAGGCTATGGCCTTCAGCCGCCGCATCGCGGCCAAGGCCGCTCCCACAGGGAAT
The window above is part of the Methyloversatilis discipulorum genome. Proteins encoded here:
- a CDS encoding efflux RND transporter permease subunit gives rise to the protein MKNETFSKVEHAFAALIRNRTWVVLAVAVLTAIMGWLASHVEVKTVFSDLLPKNHPYVAVNQQFKSTFGGSNMVSIMIEVKEGDIFKPSVLSKVQKLTVGLQQVDSVDTYQIISIASKKIKEVRASTEGVESRPIMWPELPKGPAEMAVLKEAVLNNPLIYGPYVSMDLKATLITADFLDGDINYSKAFEQIMALVKEADGDGVMVRVVGEPVLYGWVNFYLDETIQIFFSAIASLVIILLLITRTWHGTVLPLLAGVVSAVWALGAAKMMGFHLDPLVIVVAFLITAQAISNSVQLISRYDDEIAQGASTSAAASIASAKNLFKPSMLAIVCDAGCVLVVALTPIPMLEKISYIGTVWIMSIFVSALILTPVMLSFFRPGRGPVHPINIRPVLDGILRTCAGIVTTRMRYVVLGLATLVFLGSGWYAFNLKVGDANPGSPILWPDSSYNQDATDINRQFQGSDRMFVVVAGKEKGALREPEVLQSMANFQRYMEAQPEVGGSISLADILPQVRRVLREGNPMYAELGNDAGENSELTYMFVSGSDPGDMDRYADADAKNGAVTLFFRDHQGETIRTAVARVQDYVANNPIEKAEYLLAGGLVGVLAAVNEVILAGQIEAIALALLVLVVCCTVTYRSTVAGVFFMIPVMLSNTITFSYMAFNDIGMNINTLPVVALGIGLGVDYSFYIVDGIREELHHNPNVERAIVKALSSAGRGVLVTAMTLITSVGLWSFSSLRLQADMGLLIALWLFISAFSALFIMPAIVYVFRPAFVVGSKQRPIERAEEPAVVV
- a CDS encoding WD40/YVTN/BNR-like repeat-containing protein, encoding MLHSLKRFGSGARAVVNVITSTLPIAIIGGLLYAGFFVKAEAVINKVEPKAVERRDNFFSVVAPSEQVAWAAGTGGKIVRTDDGGRTWHRQNTATYENLQGIAAWDAQHAVAAGNHGVILFTADGGNSWKAAQVPKSDNPNKLFRVHIFDGVAWAVGEFGSLLRSDDKGATWTRAMEEKDRAWNDICFRGQNGWLVGEFGTVMRTTDGGATWTENELENKVSLMGVEFRDDQNGVAVGLTGTLMVTSDGGATWRDVPPLTREHLLDIAWDENRWVAVGDKGVMVTSDATASEWKLGRISEGDVSWRTQITRAGNHYYVSGANLGVLEGGKLTIVGR
- a CDS encoding hydantoinase B/oxoprolinase family protein; its protein translation is MNMLSNNETGFADLLKNGQTLKQFRDGIIERTKASGHYNGLEKLELRDADPIGYEKLFSKLRGGLVHARETAKKIAASPIVEQEGELCFTLYNAVGDCVLTSTGIIIHVGTMGAAIKYMIENNWEANPGINPGDMFTNNDCSIGNVHPCDIATIVPIFWEGRLIGWVGGVTHVIDTGAVTPGSMSTGQVQRFGDGYMITCRKTGVNDTPLRDWLHESQRSVRTPKYWILDEKTRIAGCHMIRELVEEVIRADGIEAYEKFAYEVIEEGRRGLMSRIKAMTLPGKYRKVSFVDVPYKHEDVQVSSAFAKLDSIMHSPCEMTIKPDGKWRLDFEGASRWGWHTFNAHQVAFTSGIWVMMCQTLVPTQRINDGAYFATEFHLPKGTWCNPDDRRTGHAYAWHFLVSGWAALWRGLSQSYFSRGYLEEVNAGNANTSNWLQGGGINQDGEIHAVNSFEASSCGTGACAVKDGLNHAAAIWNPEGDMGDIEIWEMAEPLLYMGRNVKANSGGYGKYRGGCGFETLRMVWNAQDWTMFFMGNGFMNSDWGMMGGYPAATGYRFEAHKTGLERRIANGESLPLGGDIDPTSPTYEHNIDATARIKRDKQCMTTEDCYDNHDLYLNYLRGGPGFGDPIDREPKAIEKDLNEKFLLPEYAQKVYGAVFTQNAKGAYVIDVAKTQARRAEMRKERLARAVPVREWMKEERERIINKHASQAVQHMFATSFALSEKFTKHFKDFWSLPADWQLLETELGVPSYGSKHRMDLSLMPDVTTVVQVEE
- a CDS encoding acetone carboxylase subunit gamma → MSTYTNEQVAHLAEGTLDWETTFRMLSMPKDNSRFKQYVEALQKKVTFKDKIVLPLAPHMYIVQTAKKQWVIKCDCGHEFCDYTDNWKMHAHIYVRDTEEAMTEVYPKLMAPDTNWQVYREYYCPTCGTLHDVEAPTPWYPVIHDFEPDIEAFYKEWVGLPVPERAS
- a CDS encoding hydantoinase/oxoprolinase family protein — its product is MTIDNSSVQVLGIDAGGTMTDTFFVRADGRFVVGKAQSNPGDESLAIYNSSVDALAHWGREVDDVYPELVTCVYSGTAMLNRVLMRKGLDVGLICNRGFEQVHSMGRALQSYLGYALEDRIHLNTHRYDEPLVPVSRTRGVTERTDVQGKVVIPLREAEVRTAVKELVDAGSQAIVICFLQSHKNGTSEQRARDIVKEELKKLNVNIPVFASVDYYPQRKESHRMNTTILEAYGAEPSRETLKKVSDRFKKHGGKFDLRVMATHGGTISWKAKELARTIVSGPIGGVIGSKLLGEALGDENIACSDIGGTSFDVALITKGSFAIKSDPDMARLVLSLPLVAMDSVGAGAGSFVRLDPYSKSLKLGPDSAGYRVGTCWPESGLDTVSVSDCHVVLGYLNPNNFLGGAIKLDVQRARDHIKAQIADPLGLSVEDAAAGVIELLDLTLSEYLRANISAKGYNPAEFTCFSYGGAGPVHTYGYTEGVGFKDVVVPAWAAGFSAFGCACADFEYRYDKSVDLGVAQLASDADKAAACQTLQAAWTELAGKVIEEFVINGFKPEDVMLIPGYKMQYMGQLNDLEIISPVSTAATASDWDKIVEAFENTYGRVYASSARSPELGFSATGAIMRGTVVTQKPVLPEDPDCGPTPPPEARIGTRPFYRHKKWVDAVIWKMEALKSGNHIVGPAIIESDATTFVVPDGFETFVDKHRLFHLKEVK